The genomic DNA GTGATTATGAAGCTTACGAGAATACACTCGCATATTGGTCTTCCTTTATTCAGAACGAGCCTTGGGCATCATGAAACTATCGATTGCTATCCCTTGCTATAACGAAGCGCTTAACATTCCGCTTATCGTTACCCGTCTACGTGAGATTATTGTAGGACGAGACGACGTTGAGGTTCTGCTGGTTGATAATGGCTCAAAGGACAATACCGCCGACGTGCTGCGCCGCGAGTTGCAGGAAGGCGATGCGATACGCGTTATAACGGTTCCGGTTAACCAAGGGTATGGATATGGCATCCTGCGAGGCCTTGAAGCAGCGAGTGGTGAAGTACTTGCATGGACGCATGCCGATATGCAGACAGACCCGCGCGATGTCTTAATTGCTTTTGATCTTTATAAAGAGCATGCTGGGCAAAAGATTATTGTAAAAGGTAAAAGACGTAATCGCCAGTTATTGGAACGGTTTTTTACTTTTGGCATGCAATCGATTGCGTCTGTTGTACTTAGGGTGCCGTTTGATGATGTTAATGCGCAGCCAAAGCTGTTCTCATGCGAATTCTATCAGGAATTTATCTCGACCCGCGCGCCGCATGATTTTTCGCTGGATTTATACCTATTGTACCAAGCGCGGATACACGGTTATCGCATTCTGGAAGTACCAGTCTATTTTGCCAAACGTATTCACGGTGAGGCAAAGGGTGGTGGCAACTGGAAAACGCGCATTAAGCTTATCAGGCGCACTTTTGCTTATATTTTTGATTTACGTCGCGAGTTGGCGGCTCAGCAAGGGCAAGATTCATGATTGTCATCCATCATCGCCGCAATACAGTAGCGGAACTTGCTGATACAGATCCGCAGTTTGGCGTGGAGATTGATCTGCGTAATCATGGTGATGATATATTGGTGACACATGATCCATTTATAACTCGCGCGGTCCTGCTACAGGACTGGCTCAAGCAATACCGGCATCGCTTTCTAATTGCCAATGTGAAGGAAGAGGGGCTGGAGCCTCGCCTTACTGCTTTGCTTGCTGAATATGGGGTTAG from Brucella anthropi ATCC 49188 includes the following:
- a CDS encoding glycosyltransferase family 2 protein; translated protein: MKLSIAIPCYNEALNIPLIVTRLREIIVGRDDVEVLLVDNGSKDNTADVLRRELQEGDAIRVITVPVNQGYGYGILRGLEAASGEVLAWTHADMQTDPRDVLIAFDLYKEHAGQKIIVKGKRRNRQLLERFFTFGMQSIASVVLRVPFDDVNAQPKLFSCEFYQEFISTRAPHDFSLDLYLLYQARIHGYRILEVPVYFAKRIHGEAKGGGNWKTRIKLIRRTFAYIFDLRRELAAQQGQDS